The Chlorocebus sabaeus isolate Y175 chromosome 16, mChlSab1.0.hap1, whole genome shotgun sequence genome window below encodes:
- the NAGLU gene encoding alpha-N-acetylglucosaminidase produces MMAVAAAAAVGVLLLAGARGAAGDEAREAAAVRALVARLLGPGPAADFSVSVERALATKPGLDTYSLGGGGAARVRVRGSTGVAAAAGLHRYLRDFCGCHVAWSGSQLRLPRPLPAVPGELTEATPNRYRYYQNVCTQSYSFVWWDWARWEREIDWMALNGINLALAWSGQEAIWQRVYLALGLTQTEINEFFTGPAFLAWGRMGNLHTWDGPLPPSWHIKQLYLQHRVLDRMRSFGMTPVLPAFAGHVPEAVTRVFPQVNVTKMGSWGHFNCSYSCSFLLAPEDPMFPVIGSLFLRELVKEFGTDHIYGADTFNEMQPPSSAPSYLAAATRAVYEAMIAVDTEAVWLLQGWLFQHQPQFWGPTQIGAVLGAVPRGRLLVLDLFAESQPVYTRTASFQGQPFIWCMLHNFGGNHGLFGALEAVNGGPEAARLFPNSTMVGTGMAPEGISQNEVVYSLMAELGWRKDPVPDLAAWVTNFAARRYGVSHPDAGAAWRLLLQSVYNCSGEACRGHNRSPLVRRPSLQMNTSVWYNRSSVFEAWRLLLTSAPSLAASPAFRYDLLDLTRQAVQELVSLYYEEARSAYLSKELTSLLRAGGILAYELLPALDELLASDSRFLLGSWLEQARAAAVSEAEADFYEQNSRYQLTLWGPEGNILDYANKQLAGLVANYYTPRWRLFLEALADSVAQGIPFQQHQFDKNVFQLEQAFVLSKQRYPSQPQGDTVDLAKKLFLKYYPRWVAGSW; encoded by the exons ATGATGGCGGTGGCGGCGGCCGCGGCGGTGGGGGTCCTTCTCCTGGCCGGGGCCAGGGGCGCGGCAGGCGACGAGGCCCGGGAGGCGGCGGCCGTGCGGGCGCTCGTGGCCCGGCTGCTGGGGCCTGGCCCGGCGGCCGACTTCTCGGTGTCGGTGGAGCGCGCCCTGGCTACCAAGCCGGGCTTGGACACCTACAGCctgggcggcggcggcgcggcgcGCGTGCGGGTGCGCGGCTCCACGGGCGTGGCGGCCGCTGCGGGGTTGCACCGCTATCTGCGCGACTTCTGCGGCTGCCACGTGGCCTGGTCCGGCTCTCAGCTGCGCCTGCCGCGGCCACTGCCCGCCGTGCCGGGGGAGCTGACCGAGGCCACGCCCAACAG GTACCGCTATTACCAGAATGTGTGCACGCAAAGCTACTCCTTCGTGTGGTGGGACTGGGCCCGCTGGGAGCGAGAGATAGACTGGATGGCGCTGAATGGCATCAACCTGGCACTGGCCTGGAGCGGCCAGGAGGCCATCTGGCAGAGG GTGTACCTGGCCTTGGGCCTGACCCAGACAGAGATCAATGAGTTCTTTACTGGTCCTGCCTTCCTGGCCTGGGGGCGAATGGGCAACCTGCACACCTGGGATGGTCCCCTGCCCCCCTCCTGGCACATCAAGCAGCTTTACCTGCag CACCGGGTCCTGGACCGGATGCGCTCTTTTGGCATGACCCCAGTGCTACCTGCATTCGCAGGGCATGTTCCCGAGGCTGTCACCAG GGTGTTCCCTCAGGTCAATGTCACGAAGATGGGTAGTTGGGGACACTTCAACTGTTCCTACTCCTGCTCCTTCCTTCTGGCTCCGGAAGACCCTATGTTCCCCGTCATCGGGAGCCTCTTCCTGAGAGAGCTGGTCAAAGAGTTTGGCACAGACCACATCTATGGGGCCGACACTTTCAACGAGATGCAGCCACCCTCCTCAGCGCCCTCCTACCTTGCCGCAGCCACCAGAGCTGTCTATGAGGCCATGATTGCAG TGGATACTGAGGCTGTGTGGCTGCTTCAAGGCTGGCTCTTCCAGCACCAGCCCCAGTTCTGGGGGCCCACCCAGATCGGGGCTGTGCTGGGGGCTGTGCCTCGTGGCCGCCTCCTGGTTCTGGACCTGTTTGCTGAGAGCCAGCCTGTGTACACCCGCACCGCCTCCTTCCAGGGCCAGCCCTTCATCTGGTGCATGCTGCACAACTTTGGGGGAAACCATGGTCTGTTTGGAGCCCTGGAGGCCGTGAACGGAGGCCCAGAAGCTGCCCGCCTCTTCCCCAACTCCACCATGGTAGGCACGGGCATGGCCCCCGAGGGCATCAGCCAGAACGAAGTGGTCTATTCCCTCATGGCTGAGCTGGGCTGGCGAAAGGACCCAGTGCCAGATTTGGCGGCCTGGGTGACCAACTTTGCTGCCCGGCGGTATGGGGTCTCCCACCCGGATGCAGGGGCAGCGTGGAGACTACTGCTCCAGAGTGTGTACAACTGCTCCGGGGAGGCCTGCAGGGGCCACAATCGCAGCCCGCTGGTCAGGCGGCCATCCCTACAGATGAATACCAGTGTCTGGTACAACCGATCCAGTGTGTTTGAGGCCTGGCGGCTGCTGCTCACATCTGCTCCCTCCCTGGCCGCCAGCCCTGCCTTCCGCTATGACCTGCTGGACCTCACTCGGCAGGCGGTGCAGGAGCTGGTCAGCTTGTACTATGAGGAGGCAAGGAGTGCCTACCTGAGCAAGGAGCTGACTTCCCTGTTGAGGGCTGGAGGCATCCTGGCCTATGAGCTGCTGCCAGCGCTGGACGAGCTGCTGGCAAGTGACAGCCGCTTCTTGCTGGGCAGCTGGCTGGAGCAGGCCCGAGCAGCGGCAGTCAGTGAGGCCGAGGCCGATTTCTATGAGCAGAACAGCCGCTACCAGCTGACCCTGTGGGGGCCAGAAGGCAACATCCTGGACTACGCCAACAAGCAGCTGGCGGGGCTGGTGGCCAACTACTACACCCCTCGCTGGCGGCTCTTCCTGGAGGCGCTGGCTGACAGTGTGGCCCAGGGCATCCCTTTCCAACAGCACCAGTTTGACAAAAATGTCTTCCAACTGGAGCAGGCCTTCGTCCTCAGCAAGCAGAGGTACCCCAGCCAGCCACAAGGAGACACTGTGGACCTGGCCAAGAAGCTCTTCCTCAAATATTACCCCCGCTGGGTGGCTGGCTCTTGGTGA
- the HSD17B1 gene encoding 17-beta-hydroxysteroid dehydrogenase type 1 yields MARTVVLITGCSSGIGLHLAVRLASDPSQSFKVYATLRDLKTQGRLWEAARARGCPLGSLETLQLDVRDSKSVAAARERVTEGRVDVLVCNAGLGLLGPLEAVGEDAVASVLDVNVVGTVRVLQAFLPDMKRRGSGRVLVTGSVGGLMGLPFNDVYCASKFALEGLCESLAVLLLPFGVHLSLIECGPVHTAFMEKVSGSPDEVLDRTDIHTFHRFYQYLAHSKQVFREAAQNPEEVAEVFLTALRAPKPTLRYFTTERFLPLLRMRLDDPSGSNYVAAMHRHVFGDDPAEAEAGAGPGAGAGPSEVGDPELGDPPAAPQ; encoded by the exons ATGGCCCGCACCGTGGTGCTCATCACCGGCTGCTCCTCGGGCATCGGCCTGCACTTGGCGGTACGCCTGGCTTCAGACCCATCCCAGAGCTTCAAAG TATATGCCACATTGAGGGACCTGAAAACACAGGGTCGGCTGTGGGAGGCGGCCCGGGCCCGGGGATGCCCTCTGGGATCCCTAGAGACGTTGCAGCTGGACGTAAGGGACTCAAAATCCGTGGCCGCTGCCCGGGAACGCGTGACTGAGGGCCGTGTGGACGTGCTGG TGTGTAACGCAGGCCTGGGCCTACTGGGGCCGCTGGAGGCGGTGGGGGAGGACGCCGTGGCCTCTGTGCTGGACGTGAACGTGGTGGGGACGGTGCGGGTGCTGCAGGCCTTCCTGCCAGACATGAAGCGGCGCGGTTCGGGACGCGTGTTGGTGACCGGGAGCGTGGGAGGATTGATGG GGCTACCCTTCAATGACGTTTACTGCGCCAGCAAGTTCGCGCTCGAAGGCTTATGCGAGAGTCTGGCAGTTCTGCTGCTGCCCTTTGGGGTCCA CTTGAGCCTGATCGAGTGCGGCCCAGTGCACACCGCCTTCATGGAGAAGGTGTCGGGCAGCCCAGACGAGGTGCTGGACCGCACGGACATCCACACCTTCCACCGCTTCTACCAATACCTCGCCCACAGCAAGCAGGTCTTTCGCGAGGCGGCGCAGAACCCTGAGGAGGTGGCGGAG GTCTTCCTCACCGCTTTACGCGCCCCGAAGCCGACCCTGCGCTACTTCACCACCGAGCGCTTCTTGCCCCTGCTGCGGATGCGCCTGGACGACCCCAGCGGCTCCAACTACGTGGCCGCCATGCACCGGCACGTGTTCGGCGACGATCCGGCAGAGGCCGAGGCTGGGGCCGGGCCTGGGGCCGGGGCCGGGCCCAGTGAGGTGGGGGACCCTGAGCTCGGCGATCCTCCAGCCGCCCCGCAGTAA